A DNA window from Vanacampus margaritifer isolate UIUO_Vmar chromosome 19, RoL_Vmar_1.0, whole genome shotgun sequence contains the following coding sequences:
- the baalcb gene encoding LOW QUALITY PROTEIN: brain and acute leukemia cytoplasmic protein (The sequence of the model RefSeq protein was modified relative to this genomic sequence to represent the inferred CDS: deleted 2 bases in 1 codon): protein MRTPRPHSWRLCQVSGRGNGGEEARVSAMGCGGSRTDALEPRYLESWTKETESTWLTGTDTDIPLSSIHSIPSDGSEACFASEKNHSPVPDFFEDGIPPPAQAYLKACSTASEASLSDVKPGGGGGSGGGPHDTLASPAQEGAPLSSATTVQRTSVLHTEEITKWQDNRMSTKQVTITVTQSIHQVDKNGKVRKSLTTYEVMKPAEAVKQVAALNT, encoded by the exons ATGAGGACACCCCGTCCTCACAGCTGGCGGCTGTGCC AGGTCAGCGGGCGAGGAAACGGTGGTGAAGAAGCGCGGGTG AGCGCCATGGGCTGCGGCGGGAGCAGGACGGACGCTCTGGAGCCTCGCTACCTGGAGAGTTGGACCAAAGAGACCGAGTCCACGTGGCTGACCGGCACCGACACCGACATCCCCCTCTCGTCCATCCACAGCATCCCGTCCGACGGCTCCGAGGCCTGCTTCGCTTCAGAGAAAAACCACAGTCCCG TTCCCGATTTCTTCGAGGACGGGATCCCGCCGCCCGCTCAAGCGTACCTCAAAGCGTGCTCGACGGCGTCGGAAGCGAGCCTGAGCGACGTGAAgccaggcggcggcggcggcagcggcggcggcccTCACGACACGCTGGCGTCTCCGGCGCAGGAGGGGGCGCCACTGTCCTCGGCCACCACCGTGCAGCGCACAAGTGTCTTACACACTGAAGAGATT ACAAAATGGCAGGACAACCGCATGTCCACCAAGCAGGTGACCATCACGGTGACGCAGAGCATCCACCAGGTGGACAAGAACGGCAAGGTCAGGAAGTCGCTGACCACCTACGAGGTGATGAAGCCCGCCGAGGCCGTCAAACAGGTGGCGGCGCTCAACACATGA